The Vulgatibacter sp. genome window below encodes:
- a CDS encoding alpha/beta hydrolase-fold protein, which translates to MRYHHHRVPVQSEVLRGNPLGDPTERTLHLLAPVEVGADPLPVIWILPGYSGTAEAQLASDPWSPGLHQRVEKLAAEGMPDAIIAVPDFFTSLGGCQYLSSPAVGRYEEHLWQELRPAVEARFPAGKNGLAGKSSGGFGALLHAIRHPRQVHAVACHSGDMCFEYAYLADLPKLAGTLEKYGGVEAFLAAFASDPKRREGKWIGPLNVLCMAAVYSPDPQAPRGIGLPFDPATAALLPDVWERWLAFDPVRLAQDPAVLERLKQLDLLFLDCGSRDEYHLQWGLRQLVARLRAAGVPHEHEEFDDGHRGTSYRYEVSLPKLVRALRR; encoded by the coding sequence ATGCGCTACCACCACCACCGCGTCCCCGTGCAGAGCGAAGTCCTGCGCGGCAACCCGCTCGGCGATCCGACCGAGCGCACCCTCCACCTCCTGGCGCCCGTGGAGGTCGGCGCGGATCCGCTGCCCGTGATCTGGATTCTCCCCGGCTACAGCGGCACCGCCGAGGCGCAGCTCGCTTCCGATCCCTGGAGCCCGGGGCTGCACCAGCGGGTGGAGAAGCTGGCGGCAGAGGGGATGCCCGACGCGATCATCGCCGTGCCCGACTTCTTCACCTCCCTCGGCGGCTGCCAATACCTGAGCAGCCCTGCGGTGGGCCGCTACGAGGAGCACCTCTGGCAGGAGCTCCGCCCCGCCGTCGAGGCGCGCTTCCCCGCCGGGAAGAACGGGCTGGCGGGCAAATCGTCCGGGGGCTTCGGCGCGCTGCTCCACGCCATCCGCCACCCGCGGCAGGTGCACGCGGTGGCCTGCCACTCCGGCGACATGTGCTTCGAATACGCCTACCTCGCCGACCTGCCGAAGCTCGCCGGCACGCTGGAGAAGTACGGCGGCGTCGAAGCCTTCCTCGCGGCCTTCGCCAGCGACCCGAAGAGGCGGGAGGGCAAGTGGATCGGCCCCTTGAACGTGCTCTGCATGGCGGCGGTCTACTCGCCCGATCCGCAGGCGCCACGGGGGATCGGCCTGCCCTTCGACCCCGCCACGGCAGCGCTGCTGCCCGACGTCTGGGAGAGGTGGCTCGCCTTCGATCCCGTCCGGCTCGCGCAGGATCCGGCGGTGCTCGAGCGCCTGAAGCAGCTCGACCTGCTCTTCCTCGATTGCGGCAGCCGCGACGAGTACCACCTGCAGTGGGGGCTGCGGCAGCTCGTGGCGAGGCTACGCGCCGCCGGCGTGCCCCACGAGCACGAGGAATTCGACGATGGGCATCGGGGCACGAGCTACCGCTACGAGGTCTCGCTGCCGAAGCTGGTCCGGGCGCTGCGGCGCTGA
- a CDS encoding MBL fold metallo-hydrolase, translating into MKSRWILACAALLAGAACAALHRPPAVQGLPVDDPEVAFSAVWIGHATVLLRFGGVHLLTDPNFAGTLYVVPRDTPPSATVRELPFVHAAIASHMHFDHFDRPTLHQLLPTTALFYPAGGEPYAGSLPQRRREALAPWQKVEVSGVSITAVPVQHFGGRYGIDSAWNDAYSGYVIEGAGRTVFFAGDTGYHPEMFKEIGARFPGIDVAFVPIAPYRGSTWGNPKHANPTEALAIFRDVGARFMIPIHFEAYYGNWSGYDTPREDLVRSASWQGLTDRVYALFPGERFLLPDEAHVRPRVSREVKSRGLLSSW; encoded by the coding sequence ATGAAGAGCCGCTGGATCCTCGCCTGTGCCGCGCTCCTCGCTGGCGCCGCCTGCGCCGCGCTGCACCGCCCGCCCGCCGTGCAGGGCCTGCCCGTGGACGACCCCGAGGTCGCCTTCAGCGCCGTCTGGATCGGGCACGCCACGGTGCTGCTCCGCTTTGGGGGGGTGCACCTGCTCACCGATCCCAACTTCGCCGGCACGCTCTACGTGGTGCCGCGGGATACGCCGCCCTCCGCCACCGTGCGGGAGTTGCCCTTCGTCCACGCGGCGATCGCCAGCCACATGCACTTCGACCATTTCGACAGGCCGACGCTGCACCAGCTGCTGCCCACCACCGCGCTCTTCTATCCGGCTGGCGGCGAGCCCTACGCGGGCAGCCTGCCCCAGCGGCGCCGCGAGGCCCTGGCGCCGTGGCAGAAGGTCGAGGTCTCCGGCGTCTCGATCACCGCGGTGCCGGTGCAGCACTTCGGCGGACGCTACGGGATCGATTCGGCCTGGAACGACGCCTACAGCGGCTACGTGATCGAGGGAGCGGGACGCACGGTCTTCTTCGCCGGCGACACCGGCTACCACCCCGAGATGTTCAAGGAGATCGGCGCGCGCTTCCCAGGGATCGACGTGGCCTTCGTCCCGATCGCGCCCTACCGCGGCAGCACCTGGGGCAATCCCAAACACGCCAATCCCACCGAGGCGCTGGCGATCTTCCGGGACGTGGGCGCCCGGTTCATGATCCCCATCCACTTCGAGGCCTACTACGGCAACTGGTCGGGCTACGACACGCCGCGCGAGGACCTGGTGCGCTCGGCCAGCTGGCAGGGGCTCACCGATCGCGTCTACGCGCTCTTCCCCGGCGAACGTTTCCTGCTGCCGGACGAGGCCCACGTCCGGCCGCGGGTGAGCCGCGAGGTGAAGAGCCGCGGCCTGCTCTCCTCGTGGTAG
- the fadI gene encoding acetyl-CoA C-acyltransferase FadI, giving the protein MAAKGKAGGQTTRRVAIVAGLRTPFVKANGVFGKLTALDLGKTVVSELVARTNLDRDSIDLLVYGQVVPSVSAPNIAREIVLGTGLPQEVDAWSVSRACATSVQSFVSAADQIALGNADVAIAGGAECLSDIPFTVSRPLADALVAASRARDISSKLKSFAHLSARDLLPIPPALKEPSTGLTMGESAEKMAQENGISREAQDRFAKRSHDNAAKAWAEGKYAQEVMHVVVPPRYTHAAAEDDFVRKDTALEKMAQLKPVFDRRYGTITAANASGLTDGASALLLMSEEKAKALGYEPLGYLRSYAFTALDPKGQMLLGPAFATPKALDRAGLTLQEMDVVEIHEAFAAVVLSILQAFESKKFAEERLGRSEAVGSVDESKLNVNGGSIALGHPFAATGARMILSTLNELKRRDRQFGLVTLCAAGGLGAATVLERQ; this is encoded by the coding sequence ATGGCCGCCAAAGGCAAGGCAGGCGGGCAGACGACGAGGCGGGTCGCCATCGTCGCCGGCCTGCGGACGCCCTTCGTGAAGGCGAACGGCGTCTTCGGAAAGCTCACCGCCCTCGATCTCGGCAAGACGGTGGTCAGCGAGCTCGTCGCCCGCACCAACCTCGACCGGGACTCGATCGATCTGCTCGTCTACGGCCAGGTCGTTCCCTCGGTCAGCGCCCCCAACATCGCCCGGGAGATCGTGCTCGGCACCGGCCTGCCGCAGGAGGTGGACGCCTGGTCGGTCTCCCGCGCCTGCGCCACCTCGGTGCAGTCCTTCGTCTCGGCTGCGGACCAGATCGCCCTCGGCAACGCCGACGTGGCCATCGCCGGCGGCGCCGAATGTCTCTCGGACATCCCCTTCACCGTCTCGCGGCCCCTGGCGGACGCCCTCGTCGCCGCCTCCCGCGCGAGGGACATTTCCTCGAAGCTGAAGAGCTTCGCCCACCTCTCCGCGAGGGACCTGCTGCCGATTCCGCCGGCGCTCAAGGAGCCCTCCACCGGGCTGACCATGGGCGAGAGCGCGGAGAAGATGGCGCAGGAGAACGGCATCTCCCGCGAGGCGCAGGATCGCTTCGCCAAGCGCTCCCACGACAACGCGGCGAAGGCGTGGGCAGAAGGGAAGTACGCGCAGGAGGTGATGCACGTCGTCGTGCCGCCGCGCTACACCCACGCCGCCGCCGAGGACGACTTCGTCCGCAAGGACACTGCCCTCGAGAAGATGGCGCAGCTCAAGCCCGTCTTCGACCGCAGATACGGCACCATCACCGCCGCCAACGCCTCCGGCCTCACCGACGGCGCCTCGGCGCTGCTGCTGATGAGCGAGGAGAAGGCGAAGGCCCTGGGCTACGAGCCCCTCGGCTACCTGCGCTCCTACGCCTTCACCGCCCTCGATCCGAAGGGGCAGATGCTGCTCGGGCCCGCCTTCGCCACGCCGAAGGCCCTCGATCGCGCCGGCCTCACGCTGCAGGAGATGGACGTGGTCGAGATTCACGAGGCCTTCGCCGCGGTGGTCCTCTCGATCCTCCAGGCCTTCGAATCGAAGAAATTCGCCGAGGAGCGCCTGGGCCGCAGCGAGGCGGTGGGCAGCGTCGACGAGAGCAAGCTCAACGTCAACGGGGGCTCGATCGCCCTCGGCCACCCCTTCGCCGCCACCGGCGCCCGGATGATCCTGAGCACCCTCAACGAGCTGAAGCGCCGCGACCGGCAGTTCGGCCTCGTCACCCTTTGCGCTGCTGGCGGCCTCGGCGCCGCCACCGTCCTGGAGCGGCAGTGA
- the fadJ gene encoding fatty acid oxidation complex subunit alpha FadJ, protein MARATRDIEYRFFRVAIDGDGVAVVTLDEPGESVNTLSDELQEEMRRLWPTLQDDPKVKAIVLTSGKKDNFIAGAKIEMLQRCQSAREATDLSRGGQQMLDQIAASPKPVIAAIDGAALGGGLELALACHYRVATENRKTALGLPEVMLGLIPGAGGTQRLPRLIGAQQALGLILTGKQLKAKKAWKLGIVDEVVPQPLLLQVAKERAAAFGGGRRLPLRGHEALIAQLKKGKADQQALMALALEENPVGRRILFRQAEKQALKKSRGNYPAIPAAIEAVRTGLESGMEKGLQKEAELFGQLVTTDVSKQLVRVFFAQNALKKDSGVDDPSVQPKAVKQVAVLGGGLMGGGIAYVTSAVAGKPVRLKERDDEGLGRGYAYVRGILDERVKRRSITRLDREEVMARLTGTSGYEGLQGADVVIEAVFEDLALKHRVIRDIEAVTRDDAIFASNTSTLPITKLAEASKWPETVVGMHYFSPVHKMPLLEVINGEKTAPWVTATAVALGKAQGKTVIVVNDGPGFYTSRILGPYVNEAAWLLSEGADIHQVDEAMVDWGFPVGPIMLLDEVGIDVAQKASKTMLEAFGERMRPPEALQKVIDDGRLGRKNGKGFYTYGEKKKHVDPTVYRLLPGGEKRKRFDKREIQDRLGLQFCNEAALCLEQRILRSARDGDIGAIFGLGFPPFRGGPFRYMDAEGVGEIVRRMRELEQKLGQRFKPAQLLVDMAAKGESFYAD, encoded by the coding sequence ATGGCACGTGCCACCCGCGATATCGAGTACCGCTTCTTCCGCGTCGCGATCGACGGCGACGGGGTCGCCGTCGTCACCCTCGACGAGCCGGGCGAGTCGGTGAACACCCTCTCCGACGAGCTGCAGGAGGAGATGCGGCGGCTCTGGCCCACGTTGCAGGACGATCCGAAGGTGAAGGCGATCGTCCTCACCTCGGGCAAGAAGGACAATTTCATCGCCGGCGCGAAGATCGAGATGCTCCAGCGCTGCCAGTCCGCCCGGGAGGCGACCGACCTCTCCCGCGGCGGCCAGCAGATGCTCGACCAGATCGCCGCTTCGCCCAAGCCGGTGATCGCGGCGATCGACGGCGCCGCCCTCGGCGGCGGCCTCGAGCTGGCGCTCGCCTGCCACTACCGCGTCGCCACCGAGAACAGGAAGACCGCCCTCGGCCTCCCCGAGGTGATGCTCGGCCTGATCCCCGGCGCCGGCGGCACCCAGCGGTTGCCCCGGCTCATCGGCGCGCAGCAGGCGCTCGGCCTCATCCTCACCGGCAAGCAGCTCAAGGCGAAGAAGGCCTGGAAGCTCGGGATCGTCGACGAGGTGGTGCCGCAGCCGCTGCTCCTGCAGGTGGCGAAGGAGCGCGCCGCGGCGTTCGGCGGCGGCAGGCGGCTGCCGCTCCGGGGCCACGAGGCGCTGATCGCGCAGCTCAAGAAGGGCAAGGCGGATCAGCAGGCGCTCATGGCGCTCGCCCTGGAGGAGAACCCGGTGGGCAGGCGCATCCTCTTCCGCCAGGCGGAGAAGCAGGCGCTCAAGAAGAGCCGCGGCAACTACCCGGCGATCCCCGCTGCGATCGAGGCGGTGCGCACCGGCCTCGAGTCGGGGATGGAGAAGGGCCTGCAGAAGGAGGCGGAGCTCTTCGGCCAGCTGGTCACCACCGACGTCTCGAAGCAGTTGGTGCGGGTCTTCTTCGCCCAGAACGCGCTCAAGAAGGACAGCGGCGTCGACGACCCCTCGGTGCAGCCGAAGGCGGTGAAGCAGGTGGCGGTCCTCGGCGGCGGCCTCATGGGCGGCGGCATCGCCTACGTCACCAGCGCGGTGGCCGGGAAGCCGGTCCGGCTCAAGGAGCGCGACGACGAGGGGCTCGGCCGCGGCTACGCCTACGTGCGCGGCATCCTCGACGAGCGGGTGAAGCGAAGGAGCATCACCCGCCTCGATCGCGAGGAGGTGATGGCGCGCCTCACCGGCACCAGCGGCTACGAGGGGCTGCAGGGCGCCGACGTGGTGATCGAGGCGGTCTTCGAGGACCTCGCCCTCAAGCACCGCGTGATCCGGGACATCGAGGCGGTGACGCGCGACGATGCGATCTTCGCCTCGAATACCTCGACGCTGCCGATCACCAAGCTCGCCGAGGCGTCGAAGTGGCCGGAGACGGTGGTGGGGATGCACTACTTCTCCCCGGTCCACAAGATGCCGCTCCTCGAGGTGATCAACGGGGAGAAGACCGCCCCCTGGGTCACCGCTACCGCGGTGGCGCTGGGCAAGGCCCAGGGCAAGACGGTCATCGTCGTCAACGACGGGCCCGGCTTCTACACCTCGCGCATCCTCGGCCCCTACGTGAACGAGGCCGCCTGGCTCCTCTCCGAGGGCGCCGACATCCACCAGGTGGACGAGGCGATGGTCGACTGGGGCTTCCCCGTCGGCCCGATCATGCTCCTCGACGAGGTGGGGATCGACGTGGCGCAGAAGGCGTCGAAGACGATGCTCGAAGCCTTCGGCGAGCGGATGCGGCCGCCGGAGGCGCTGCAGAAGGTGATCGACGATGGCCGCCTCGGGCGCAAGAACGGCAAGGGCTTCTACACCTACGGGGAGAAGAAGAAGCACGTCGATCCCACCGTCTACCGGCTCCTTCCCGGTGGCGAGAAGCGCAAACGCTTCGACAAGCGGGAGATCCAGGATCGCCTCGGCTTGCAGTTCTGCAACGAGGCGGCCCTCTGCCTCGAGCAGCGAATCCTCCGCAGCGCACGCGACGGCGACATCGGTGCGATCTTCGGCCTCGGCTTCCCGCCCTTCCGCGGCGGCCCCTTCCGCTACATGGACGCGGAAGGCGTCGGCGAGATCGTCCGGCGGATGCGCGAGCTGGAGCAGAAGCTCGGCCAGCGCTTCAAGCCGGCGCAGCTCCTCGTCGACATGGCGGCGAAGGGCGAGTCCTTCTACGCCGACTGA
- a CDS encoding DUF4215 domain-containing protein translates to MSRSFAKMAVLLACLGLFACGEEANGGGTGGTGATGGTGGTGGTGGSDDPFCGNGIQEEGEECDDANRDNTDACLDTCRLASCGDGFVRTAGDDPEECDGGATNSDTEPDSCRTDCRFAYCGDGVMDDGEDCDAGDANSDTEAGACRTDCRAAFCGDGVVDPGESCDDGNLDNDDACRNDCSAPVCGDGIVDFNEDCDDANDDNTDSCTDSCRNNVCGDGHTWEGIEACDWGDPSFNGDCTTACEFNVCGDGFLHPNPTVEACEPSLNRDCRSNCTLPNCGDGIPDSAQGEACDDGNEDPTDACVNCVWAVCGDGNTRTGVEQCDPLDPNAPANCRQNCTIPRCGDRIVDEGEACDDGNTNENDGCLSTCEVNTCGDGHVWTGVEQCDQGVDNSDTAPDTCRTDCRLPTCGDGVQDTGEVCDDGNTANNDECLGTCLAFNTCGDGFLNTGVEECDDGNASDTDACVTGCMIATCGDGFVRANVEECDPAAPGAPADCRDATHASPCTIPVCGDGFIDANETCDDGNTVDTDGCRATCVPNVCGDGVINTGVELCDDGNTDNNDSCLSPSCTPATTPFVFAGFADLEATMRGAVSYQTQVPSTFDAAALLQWKVTVLNGTTPVAGVRAFHPGTSPSTTHTDWVDYLETDASGVILYPAAPATAADLGLDQANGATVTLSALFNTAGSYNVAVELVNTSASNVVVGSGATAATVGEKKLNVTFAGFDSVREQVRSLTSVAATLHSSIDPTRMVQWHASVTEGTTPVAGVQAYYQGTSTSTDHTTWTDVFTTDANGEATFGPTGGFPAAGLQGAGITTEFSLLVQTAGDYTLRLELRDAVTGELLGHATSPVTVSYERLVSTFTDWSGFGDGIRKAASVHFDLDDRYTAATTGKWLISVTDGSDAPVAGAKFYFQGTSSSTNHADWIDVVTTDTTGVATFDSGFAITSIQGAGADYAFSVAIPGTGDRTVRFTLVDATTDVAIDSDSVEMTVAPSVTVGFSGYGLTANVRGATNHVATLHSSFDSTASVEWRFTVTNGTAGVQGVTFYYPVPGDGFNHTSWMTNEVTDIDGAAVFPAFAASSTALQTAAGETYPFSVLVPAAGTYTLAAELVLTGTSTVVGGSTTTVTVQ, encoded by the coding sequence ATGTCGAGATCTTTTGCGAAAATGGCGGTCCTCCTCGCCTGCCTGGGTCTCTTCGCCTGTGGCGAAGAGGCCAACGGTGGCGGCACGGGCGGCACCGGCGCCACCGGCGGTACCGGTGGCACGGGTGGCACCGGCGGCTCTGACGATCCGTTCTGTGGAAATGGCATCCAGGAAGAGGGCGAGGAGTGCGACGACGCCAATCGGGACAATACCGACGCGTGCCTCGACACCTGCCGGCTGGCTTCTTGTGGTGACGGCTTCGTGCGGACCGCCGGGGACGACCCGGAAGAGTGCGACGGCGGCGCCACCAACAGCGACACCGAGCCCGACTCGTGCCGCACCGACTGCCGCTTCGCCTATTGCGGCGACGGCGTGATGGACGACGGCGAGGATTGCGACGCCGGTGACGCGAACAGCGACACCGAGGCGGGTGCCTGCCGCACCGACTGCCGGGCTGCCTTCTGCGGCGACGGCGTCGTGGATCCGGGCGAGAGCTGCGACGACGGCAACCTCGACAACGACGACGCCTGCCGCAACGACTGCAGCGCGCCGGTCTGCGGCGACGGCATCGTCGACTTCAACGAGGATTGCGACGACGCCAACGACGACAACACCGACTCCTGCACCGACAGCTGCCGGAACAACGTGTGCGGCGACGGCCACACCTGGGAAGGCATCGAGGCCTGCGACTGGGGTGACCCGTCCTTCAACGGCGACTGCACCACGGCGTGCGAGTTCAACGTCTGCGGCGACGGCTTCCTGCATCCGAACCCGACCGTCGAGGCCTGCGAGCCCAGCCTCAACCGCGACTGCCGCTCGAACTGCACCCTCCCCAACTGCGGCGACGGCATCCCCGACAGCGCACAGGGCGAGGCCTGCGACGACGGCAACGAGGATCCGACGGACGCCTGCGTCAACTGCGTCTGGGCGGTCTGCGGCGACGGCAACACCCGCACCGGCGTCGAGCAGTGTGATCCGCTCGATCCCAACGCACCCGCCAACTGCCGCCAGAACTGCACCATCCCCCGCTGCGGCGATCGCATCGTCGACGAGGGTGAGGCGTGCGACGACGGCAATACCAACGAGAACGACGGCTGCCTGAGCACCTGCGAGGTCAACACCTGCGGCGACGGCCACGTGTGGACCGGCGTCGAGCAGTGCGACCAGGGCGTCGACAACAGCGACACCGCGCCGGACACCTGCCGCACCGATTGCCGCCTCCCGACCTGCGGTGACGGCGTGCAGGATACCGGCGAGGTCTGCGACGACGGCAACACCGCCAACAACGACGAGTGCCTCGGCACCTGCCTCGCCTTCAACACCTGCGGCGACGGCTTCCTCAACACCGGCGTCGAGGAATGCGACGACGGCAACGCCAGCGACACCGACGCCTGCGTCACCGGTTGCATGATCGCCACCTGCGGCGACGGCTTCGTCCGCGCCAACGTCGAGGAGTGCGACCCGGCTGCCCCCGGCGCTCCCGCCGACTGCCGTGACGCCACCCACGCCTCGCCCTGCACCATCCCGGTCTGCGGCGACGGCTTCATCGACGCGAACGAGACCTGCGACGACGGCAACACCGTCGACACCGACGGCTGCCGCGCCACCTGCGTGCCCAACGTCTGCGGCGACGGCGTGATCAACACCGGCGTCGAGCTCTGCGACGACGGCAACACCGACAACAACGACAGCTGCCTCTCGCCGAGCTGCACCCCCGCCACCACGCCCTTCGTCTTCGCCGGCTTCGCCGACCTCGAGGCGACCATGCGCGGTGCGGTGAGCTACCAGACCCAGGTGCCCAGCACCTTCGACGCCGCTGCGCTCCTGCAGTGGAAGGTCACCGTCCTCAACGGCACCACCCCCGTGGCCGGCGTTCGCGCCTTCCACCCGGGCACCTCGCCCTCGACGACGCACACCGACTGGGTCGACTACCTCGAGACCGACGCCTCCGGCGTGATCCTCTACCCGGCAGCTCCTGCCACCGCCGCCGACCTCGGCCTCGACCAGGCCAACGGCGCCACGGTGACCCTGAGCGCGCTCTTCAACACCGCCGGCAGCTACAACGTCGCGGTGGAGCTGGTGAACACCTCGGCCAGCAACGTCGTGGTCGGCAGCGGCGCCACCGCAGCCACCGTCGGCGAGAAGAAGCTGAACGTCACCTTCGCAGGCTTCGACTCGGTCCGCGAGCAGGTCCGCAGCCTGACCTCGGTCGCCGCGACGCTGCACAGCAGCATCGACCCGACCCGCATGGTCCAGTGGCATGCCTCCGTGACCGAGGGCACCACCCCCGTCGCCGGCGTGCAGGCCTACTACCAGGGCACCAGCACCTCGACCGACCACACCACCTGGACCGACGTCTTCACCACCGATGCGAACGGTGAGGCGACCTTCGGCCCCACCGGCGGCTTCCCCGCTGCCGGCCTCCAGGGTGCGGGCATCACCACCGAGTTCAGCCTGCTGGTGCAGACGGCGGGTGACTACACCCTCCGCCTCGAACTCCGCGACGCGGTCACCGGCGAGCTCCTCGGCCACGCCACCTCGCCGGTGACGGTGAGCTACGAGCGGCTGGTCTCCACCTTCACCGACTGGAGCGGCTTCGGCGACGGCATCCGCAAGGCGGCCTCGGTCCACTTCGATCTCGACGACCGCTACACCGCGGCGACCACCGGCAAGTGGCTCATCTCGGTGACCGACGGCAGCGATGCCCCGGTGGCCGGTGCGAAGTTCTACTTCCAGGGGACCTCGAGCTCGACCAACCACGCCGACTGGATCGACGTGGTGACCACCGACACGACCGGTGTGGCGACCTTCGACAGCGGCTTCGCCATCACCAGCATCCAGGGCGCCGGCGCCGATTACGCCTTCAGCGTGGCGATCCCCGGCACCGGTGACCGCACCGTGCGCTTCACGCTGGTCGACGCCACCACCGACGTGGCCATCGACAGCGACAGCGTCGAGATGACGGTTGCCCCCTCGGTGACGGTGGGCTTCAGCGGCTACGGCCTCACCGCCAACGTGCGCGGCGCCACCAACCACGTGGCCACGCTCCACAGCTCGTTCGACTCGACGGCGTCGGTCGAGTGGCGCTTCACGGTGACCAACGGCACCGCCGGCGTCCAGGGCGTGACCTTCTACTACCCGGTGCCCGGCGACGGCTTCAACCACACCAGCTGGATGACCAACGAGGTCACCGACATCGACGGCGCCGCGGTCTTCCCGGCCTTCGCCGCCTCGAGCACCGCGCTCCAGACGGCAGCCGGCGAGACCTATCCGTTCTCGGTGCTGGTGCCGGCCGCCGGTACCTACACCCTCGCGGCGGAGCTCGTGCTCACGGGCACCTCGACGGTCGTCGGTGGCAGCACCACCACCGTGACGGTGCAGTAA